A region of Vitis vinifera cultivar Pinot Noir 40024 chromosome 13, ASM3070453v1 DNA encodes the following proteins:
- the LOC100258172 gene encoding dof zinc finger protein DOF3.6 isoform X2, which translates to MVFSSVPVYLDPPNWQQQANHQPGGSNDNPHLPPQQAPPPLPPVGGGGSGGTGTIRPGSMADRARLAKLPQPETALKCPRCESTNTKFCYFNNYSLSQPRHFCKACRRYWTRGGALRNVPVGGGCRRNKRSKGNRSKSPVTGERQGGSSSASAVPSNSCTSDMIGHLPPPPPPPQLSFLPPLHHLADYGAGDIGLNFGGIQPPVAVSGGGNSGTDIEFPIGSCSGGGGPILSGGLAEHWRLQQVQQFPFLAGLEPPSGLYSFEGEGTEPPSYLGGSGHLRAKALDSGVTQMTAVKIEENQGLNLSRNFLGLPGNDQYWSGNTWNDLSGSVKAKSAQR; encoded by the exons ATGGTTTTCTCATCCGTTCCGGTTTATCTAGATCCACCCAACTGGCAACAG CAAGCAAATCATCAACCAGGAGGGAGCAATGACAATCCCCATCTTCCACCGCAGCAGGCGCCCCCGCCGCTGCCTCCAGTTGGCGGAGGAGGCAGTGGCGGTACTGGCACAATCAGGCCTGGTTCAATGGCCGATCGGGCTCGGCTAGCTAAGTTGCCACAGCCGGAGACGGCACTGAAATGTCCTCGATGCGAATCTACCAATACTAAGTTTTGCTACTTCAATAATTATAGCCTCTCTCAGCCTCGTCACTTTTGCAAGGCGTGTCGGCGCTACTGGACTAGAGGAGGTGCACTAAGGAACGTGCCTGTAGGGGGAGGTTGTCGGAGGAATAAGAGAAGCAAAGGCAATAGATCAAAGTCTCCAGTCACTGGCGAGCGTCAGGGTGGTTCCAGCTCCGCCAGTGCAGTTCCTTCCAATAGCTGCACGTCTGATATGATAGGCCATTTGCCcccgccaccaccaccaccccaaTTATCCTTTTTGCCCCCTTTGCATCACCTTGCTGACTACGGGGCCGGGGACATTGGCTTAAATTTCGGTGGAATTCAGCCACCTGTGGCAGTATCGGGTGGCGGTAACAGCGGAACTGATATAGAATTCCCGATTGGTAGCTGTTCAGGTGGTGGTGGGCCAATTTTATCAGGTGGGCTTGCCGAGCACTGGAGACTGCAGCAAGTGCAGCAGTTCCCTTTCTTGGCTGGATTGGAGCCACCTTCTGGGTTATATTCATTTGAGGGTGAAGGTACTGAGCCACCGAGTTACCTAGGGGGATCGGGCCATCTTCGAGCTAAGGCCTTGGATTCTGGAGTTACTCAGATGACCGCGGTGAAGATAGAAGAAAATCAAGGGTTGAATTTATCAAGGAATTTTTTGGGTCTTCCAGGAAATGATCAGTACTGGAGCGGCAATACATGGAATGATCTCTCTG GTTCTGTTAAAGCGAAATCAGCTCAAAGATAA
- the LOC100258172 gene encoding dof zinc finger protein DOF3.6 isoform X1 encodes MVFSSVPVYLDPPNWQQQANHQPGGSNDNPHLPPQQAPPPLPPVGGGGSGGTGTIRPGSMADRARLAKLPQPETALKCPRCESTNTKFCYFNNYSLSQPRHFCKACRRYWTRGGALRNVPVGGGCRRNKRSKGNRSKSPVTGERQGGSSSASAVPSNSCTSDMIGHLPPPPPPPQLSFLPPLHHLADYGAGDIGLNFGGIQPPVAVSGGGNSGTDIEFPIGSCSGGGGPILSGGLAEHWRLQQVQQFPFLAGLEPPSGLYSFEGEGTEPPSYLGGSGHLRAKALDSGVTQMTAVKIEENQGLNLSRNFLGLPGNDQYWSGNTWNDLSGFNSSTTSHLL; translated from the exons ATGGTTTTCTCATCCGTTCCGGTTTATCTAGATCCACCCAACTGGCAACAG CAAGCAAATCATCAACCAGGAGGGAGCAATGACAATCCCCATCTTCCACCGCAGCAGGCGCCCCCGCCGCTGCCTCCAGTTGGCGGAGGAGGCAGTGGCGGTACTGGCACAATCAGGCCTGGTTCAATGGCCGATCGGGCTCGGCTAGCTAAGTTGCCACAGCCGGAGACGGCACTGAAATGTCCTCGATGCGAATCTACCAATACTAAGTTTTGCTACTTCAATAATTATAGCCTCTCTCAGCCTCGTCACTTTTGCAAGGCGTGTCGGCGCTACTGGACTAGAGGAGGTGCACTAAGGAACGTGCCTGTAGGGGGAGGTTGTCGGAGGAATAAGAGAAGCAAAGGCAATAGATCAAAGTCTCCAGTCACTGGCGAGCGTCAGGGTGGTTCCAGCTCCGCCAGTGCAGTTCCTTCCAATAGCTGCACGTCTGATATGATAGGCCATTTGCCcccgccaccaccaccaccccaaTTATCCTTTTTGCCCCCTTTGCATCACCTTGCTGACTACGGGGCCGGGGACATTGGCTTAAATTTCGGTGGAATTCAGCCACCTGTGGCAGTATCGGGTGGCGGTAACAGCGGAACTGATATAGAATTCCCGATTGGTAGCTGTTCAGGTGGTGGTGGGCCAATTTTATCAGGTGGGCTTGCCGAGCACTGGAGACTGCAGCAAGTGCAGCAGTTCCCTTTCTTGGCTGGATTGGAGCCACCTTCTGGGTTATATTCATTTGAGGGTGAAGGTACTGAGCCACCGAGTTACCTAGGGGGATCGGGCCATCTTCGAGCTAAGGCCTTGGATTCTGGAGTTACTCAGATGACCGCGGTGAAGATAGAAGAAAATCAAGGGTTGAATTTATCAAGGAATTTTTTGGGTCTTCCAGGAAATGATCAGTACTGGAGCGGCAATACATGGAATGATCTCTCTGGTTTCAATTCTTCTACCACCAGTCATCTCTTATGA